From Daphnia pulicaria isolate SC F1-1A chromosome 4, SC_F0-13Bv2, whole genome shotgun sequence, one genomic window encodes:
- the LOC124336645 gene encoding nuclear pore complex protein Nup155-like, translating into MQSLTGASHKFSSIYHDTSANPYKNDVNSNLSSTAIMTSPVSKTMMAPLASIQSTLIPSLEGIDLAGRILEWQLKNDNLFPSLADQIKIGEAHGVSGLSDVDYPMLEVGPNGLPLLRQMGLVNRIPLPPELVEHFGHMQSYCMMGLFPLIQRAWLSIDSDIYVWTYEDGGDLSYFDGLSEPIIAVELVQPKPGIFQPHIQYLLCLATTVEVVLLGVSFSGSNTNYEEMHLLPEPLFAVPTDGAYIVTIRGTTDGRIFMGAKDGCIYEFFYQAEEGFFSRKCRKINHSKSTLSYLIPSFINAAFSEEDPLVQMVQDESRHILYTRSEKGTIQVYDLGHDGQAMTRVAAINTSTIVQSAANIARTVDRSSFKPLVCIAPVESSESTNLHLVAITASGVRLYFSTLPWRSFNEATPSSRPVTLQLVQVRLPPGYAANASPQRPQQVHSALYSHGTTFLATTTASDNDVVWTLSNSLFPAAQQLSETQNTLGLDGKTWALAEVTAAPKRAIEASAFAPPAPEPPLIVTQHSLGPRKFIFLTTQCCHVVTQLRPVDILRQLLFDASGPDSTAVRAFFQVLREDQACATALILACSTSIQDSQLADWAARAFFLLGGDVKISSHSVHPISSPASPFIVNSPGHLNTTPSHFQHQQSYSTFTSPDGGGMGGFNPNAISTPQLAPYSPQSNTMLAGGGGEATDYQFSGRHNGLYLYFGRILRPVWLMPLARDVGKPQQPLLDSVVTSEELLIVLGQLNALKGFVHANIHQNGPSSYQSSEKGRIQEAQMQERKSLLAMKQLLDHTVEVLALWKVLCDHQLHLLGQSLSAEMRMSLKTTLFRDLILSGSDTCIGLINSLIHRYLDDAASTDAISEKLRQVCPSLYRNEDALCTKVNEQLLKARTTTMNRMDKERLLQQTLDACKQIPARINLAHVCQQLSACQYYGGVVELCCVVAEKLDPHHRALQCYTGQQEDSAAVEALLARKNCYQQMCLVLQKLYTAAACHPQSPSVPKSPGPMVQTTPLEHDEGLSPLEAQRLADETLSLALQSGDELCHVSLFDWLTDNKWDDKLLEIQSAHLENYLKRQTAVQGGQQQTDLVAKYDLLWKFYEKSGQFIAAARVLSRLADAHSTAISLPLRIEYLSRAIVCARAAETSSFGNAVQGQFLYEMEEKMDVAKVQSQVLEAVSRLHSRDADTISRLHSDLLDVTQLYEQFAEPLGLWECKLAILHCANHYDAALVTNIWQNVINAEVKKLGNADSETKLATLGSKMKTLGRTYAESELFFPLEFLVKTLETLSIRWNGPPDWVVSIMLTAGVSFQRLFATYNRLYGAKDAVWQAEGKPNHLLKVLADMLNRLVDSSSGGMAALVPTADRRALIGQCVEAVGIYLTDLFCTVHATSAGLVAEFRTLQGKLELL; encoded by the exons ATGCAGTCATTAACGGGCGCGAGCCAcaaattttcttcaatttatcATG ATACTAGTGCCAACCCATATAAAAATGACGTAAACAGCAATCTGTCTTCCACGGCAATAATGACTTCACCGGTATCCAAAACAATGATGGCCCCACTTGCATCCATCCAGTCAACGTTGATTCCTTCATTGGAAGGCATCGATCTCGCAGGCCGCATACTTGAATGGCAACTTAAAAATGACAATCTTTTCCCTTCACTCGCTGATCAAATCAAGATCGGGGAAG CTCACGGTGTCAGCGGTCTATCTGATGTTGATTACCCCATGCTAGAAGTTGGCCCAAATGGACTTCCTCTACTCAGGCAGATGGGACTTGTTAACCGAATTCCTTTACCCCCCGAGTTGGTGGAACACTTTGGCCACATGCAGAGTTACTGCATGATGGGCCTTTTCCCCCTCATTCAGCGTGCCTGGCTGAGCATCGACAGTGATATTTATGTCTGGACTTATGAGGATGG TGGTGATTTGTCCTATTTTGATGGCTTGAGTGAGCCCATCATTGCAGTGGAGCTGGTTCAACCCAAACCAGGCATTTTCCAGCCTCATATCCAATATCTGCTGTGCCTCGCCACAACAGTGGAAGTGGTCTTGTTGGGTGTGAGTTTCTCTGGCTCCAACACCAACTATGAAGAAATGCATCTTTTACCCGAACCCTTGTTCGCCGTTCCAACCGACGGGGCTTACATTGTGACCATCAGGGGCACGACAGACGGTCGAATCTTTATGGGAGCCAAAGATGGTTGCATTTACGAATTCTTTTACCAG GCCGAGGAAGGATTTTTTAGCCGCAAGTGCCGCAAAATCAATCACTCGAAGAGCACCCTGTCCTATCTGATTCCGTCATTCATCAATGCGGCCTTTAGTGAAGAGGATCCCCTCGTCCAGATGGTGCAAGATGAGAGTAGGCACATTCTCTACACCCGTTCGGAAAAGGGAACCATTCAAGTCTACGATTTGGGCCACGACGGACAAGCCATGACCCGTGTGGCTGCCATCAACACCAGCACAATTGTCCAGTCGGCTGCCAACATTGCCAGGACAGTGGATCGATCCAGTTTTAAGCCTTTGGTTTGCATCGCTCCCGTAGAGTCCAGCGAGTCGACCAATTTGCACCTTGTAGCCATTACGGCCTCTGGCGTCCGGCTGTACTTTAGCACGTTGCCCTGGCGTAGTTTCAACGAAGCCACGCCTTCCAGCCGCCCGGTGACACTCCAACTGGTTCAAGTTCGACTCCCGCCCGGCTACGCGGCCAACGCATCGCCTCAACGGCCCCAGCAAGTCCATTCGGCGCTCTACTCTCACGGAACGACTTTTTTAGCCACCACCACGGCTTCAGACAATGACGTGGTCTGGACCTTGTCCAATTCTCTGTTTCCAGCTGCCCAGCAACTGTCGGAGACGCAAAACACTCTGGGCTTGGACGGAAAGACCTGGGCGTTGGCTGAAGTCACCGCAGCTCCTAAAAGGGCCATTGAGGCGTCGGCGTTTGCTCCGCCGGCCCCAGAACCGCCACTCATCGTCACTCAGCACTCGCTGGGACCgcgaaaattcattttcctgacGACCCAGTGCTGCCACGTCGTCACCCAGCTGAGGCCGGTGGATATCCTCCGCCAGTTGCTCTTTGACGCTTCAGGACCAGACAGTACGGCCGTTCGGGCATTTTTCCAGGTTCTTCGAGAAGATCAGGCGTGCGCCACTGCCCTCATTTTGGCCTGTTCCACCAGCATTCAAGACTCTCAGCTGGCCGATTGGGCCGCCCGGGCCTTTTTCCTCCTCGGTGGCGATGTGAAAATCTCTTCCCATTCGGTCCATCCCATTTCGTCACCCGCTTCGCCTTTCATCGTCAACTCTCCCGGCCATTTGAACACGACGCCCAGCCACTTCCAGCACCAACAATCTTACTCGACCTTCACTTCGCCCGACGGTGGCGGAATGGGCGGATTCAACCCCAACGCCATTTCGACTCCCCAATTGGCGCCTTATTCGCCCCAGTCGAATACCATGCTGGCCGGTGGAGGTGGCGAAGCGACCGACTATCAATTCTCCGGCCGCCACAACGGACTCTACTTGTATTTCGGTCGCATTCTCAGACCAGTTTGGCTCATGCCCTTGGCCAGGGATGTAGGCAAACCCCAACAGCCGCTGCTTGACAGTGTCGTCACCAGTGAAGAATTGTTGATTGTCCTGGGCCAGTTGAATGCCCTCAAAGGTTTCGTTCACGCCAACATCCACCAGAACGGACCCAGCAGTTACCAGTCGAGCGAAAAAGGCCGCATTCAG GAAGCTCAAATGCAAGAAAGAAAGTCTTTGCTGGCCATGAAACAGTTGCTGGACCACACGGTGGAAGTGCTGGCCCTGTGGAAAGTTTTGTGCGACCACCAACTTCATTTGCTCGGCCAATCGCTGTCGGCTGAGATGCGGATGTCGCTGAAGACGACGCTCTTCCGCGACTTGATCCTCTCCGGCTCGGACACTTGCATCGGCCTCATCAACTCGCTCATCCATCGCTACCTGGACGACGCGGCCAGCACGGACGCCATCAGCGAGAAACTCAGACAAGTCTGCCCATCTCTTTACCGCAACGAG GACGCCCTGTGCACCAAAGTTAACGAGCAGTTGCTCAAGGCCcgaacgacgacgatgaatcGGATGGACAAGGAGCGTCTACTCCAGCAAACCCTGGACGCGTGCAAACAGATTCCGGCCCGCATCAATTTGGCCCACGTTTGTCAGCAGTTGTCCGCCTGTCAGTACTACGGAGGCGTCGTGGAGCTTTGCTGCGTTGTGGCGGAGAAACTGGACCCTCACCACCGGGCCCTGCAGTGCTACACCGGCCAGCAGGAGGATTCTGCCGCTGTGGAGGCTCTTTTGGCCCGCAAGAATTGCTACCAGCAAATGTGTCTGGTCTTGCAGAAGCTCTACACGGCGGCCGCTTGTCATCCCCAGTCGCCCAGCGTTCCAAAATCACCTGGACCGATGGTGCAGACGACTCCGCTGGAACACGATGAAGGACTCAGCCCGTTGGAAGCCCAACGGTTGGCCGATGAGACGCTGTCGCTGGCCTTGCAGTCGGGCGATGAACTCTGTCACGTCTCCCTGTTTGATTGGCTGACGGACAACAAGTGGGACGACAAATTGCTGGAAATCCAATCTGCCCACTTGGAGAATTACCTCAAGAGGCAAACGGCCGTCCAG gGTGGCCAACAGCAAACGGACCTGGTGGCCAAGTACGACCTGCTGTGGAAGTTTTACGAGAAGAGTGGGCAGTTTATCGCGGCTGCTCGAGTTCTTTCCCGTCTTGCCGACGCTCATAGCACGGCCATTAGTTTGCCGTTGAGGATCGAGTACCTTTCTCGGGCCATTGTCTGCGCCAGAGCGGCCGAGACGAGCTCCTTCGGCAACGCGGTCCAGGGCCAGTTCCTCTACGAGATGGAAGAGAAGATGGACGTGGCCAAAGTCCAGTCGCAAGTCCTGGAGGCCGTTTCCAGGCTGCACAGTCGCGATGCCGACACCATCAGTCGGTTGCATTCCGACCTGCTGGACGTGACTCAACTCTACGAGCAGTTTGCCGAGCCTTTGGGTTTGTGGGAATGCAAATTGGCCATTTTGCACTGCGCCAATCACTACGACGCGGCCCTGGTCACCAACATTTGGCAGAACGTCATCAACGCCGAAGTCAAGAAACTGGGCAACGCCGACTCTGAAACCAAGTTGGCCACCCTGGGCAGCAAGATGAAGACGCTGGGCCGCACCTACGCTGAGTCTGAGCTATTTTTCCCCTTGGAATTTCTCGTCAAGACCCTGGAAACGCTTTCCATCCGCTGGAACGGACCTCCAG ATTGGGTCGTGTCCATCATGTTGACGGCTGGCGTATCTTTCCAGCGCCTGTTTGCCACTTACAACCGGCTGTACGGAGCCAAAGACGCGGTGTGGCAGGCGGAGGGCAAACCCAACCACTTGCTCAAAGTGCTGGCCGACATGTTGAACCGGTTGGTCGACTCTTCATCCGGCGGCATGGCGGCCCTGGTCCCCACTGCCGATCGCCGAGCTCTCATCGGCCAATGCGTCGAGGCTGTCGGAATTTACCTGACGGATCTGTTCTGCACGGTCCACGCCACGTCGGCCGGCCTCGTTGCCGAATTCCGCACTCTGCAAGGCAAATTGGAACTTCTGTGA
- the LOC124338287 gene encoding E3 ubiquitin-protein ligase UHRF1-like, whose translation MAPLKESKMSEYELQRVKNMEENRRILESIRQEQIYKFEALQPAVVKKKERKPAEARPKKKPRIETEGQPEGAEVDDGRRKSSRISGKAPDRSKGIGDDDSGDEDYEADEYDDDDSEEEDGEGRKRKRVRGPQQKIIVPKNRPNFYGAVPGVEIGRIWEMRMHASADGVMRPPVAGIHGGPEGAYSIALSGGYEDDMDLGDCFTYTGEGGRALKGTKANPKNLRTAPQSKDQTLTKGNLALSLNIETRKPVRVIRGYKANTEFTPEYGYRYDGLYTVEKYWLCVGKSGFKVFKFALRRCPNQAPPPWVTDKRKKTEKKEESNQSEEDKEKKEDESVDKENRDKSLNSPPSASSSSE comes from the exons ATGGCGCCCCTTAAAGAAAGTAAAATGAGCGAATATGAATTGCAAAGAGTAAAAAATATGGAAGAAAATCGACGTATTTTGGAAAGCATTCGTCAAGAACAG ATTTATAAATTCGAAGCCTTGCAGCCAGCTGTtgtcaagaagaaagaaagaaaaccggCAGAAGCAAGGCCCAAGAAAAAACCAAGGATTGAGACAGAAGGACAGCCAGAAGGTGCTGAAGTTGATGACGGTAGAAGGAAATCTTCAAGAATCAGTGGCAAG GCCCCCGACAGGTCTAAAGGCATTGGTGATGATGATTCAGGTGATGAAGATTATGAGGCAGATGAGTATGACGATGATGATTCAGAAGAAGAGGATGgcgagggaagaaaaaggaaacgagtGAGAGGACCGCAGCAGAAAATCATTGTTCCCAAGAATCGTCCTAACTTTTACGGTGCAGTGCCGGGAGTGGAAATTGGTCGAATTTGGGAGATGAGAATGCATGCATCGGCCGATGGAGTTATGCGTCCCCCAGTAGCTGGAATTCACGGAG GTCCTGAAGGAGCTTATTCGATTGCCCTTTCTGGTGGCTACGAGGACGATATGGATCTTGGCGATTGTTTCACTTACACGGGAGAAGGCGGTCGAGCCCTCAAAGGCACCAAAGCCAATCCCAAGAACCTCCGAACTGCTCCGCAGAGCAAAGACCAGACTTTGACTAAAGGCAATTTAGCTCTCAGTTTAAACATTGAGACGAGGAAACCAGTTCGAGTCATTCGTGGATACAAGGCCAATACCGAATTCACCCCCGAATACGGCTACCGTTACGacg GATTGTATACGGTGGAAAAGTATTGGTTGTGTGTTGGCAAGTCTGGCTTCAAAGTCTTCAAGTTCGCCCTTAGGAGATGCCCCAATCAAGCGCCTCCACCGTGGGTCACCGATAAACGGAAAAAgacggaaaagaaagaagaatcaaaCCAAAGTGAAGAagataaagagaaaaaggaagatgaGTCGGTCGACAAAGAAAATCGTGATAAAAGCCTCAACTCCCCTCCATCAGCTTCTAGTTCTTCGGAATGA
- the LOC124337791 gene encoding dynein axonemal assembly factor 5-like, with amino-acid sequence MEAERNNLCQQLESEEKSVRRAALLELKKRAERKDLDGLPYLLEPLVKIVSGDKVDSLRESASIVLLFLTSHQKINSQQFQDIVILTVERFEVEPAEEVRLTLAKIIHSVVVNQSNQAVYLENLDKLTQSVKLMVRDRYGEVVKEACDIIICLSEKNDHFRLQADFFVEPLMQNLKTQPMKVRVMCVRALEPIMIHSPLTILNIAPDLEKFWSDSSPPLKLAMVQTVGKVSQEVESDDQNFHLLLPVILLGRCNDFIEVSEEAENFWQLLQNQPEFSRQFAKCFSKLILKLLQDAENWSNDMRIQTAQLLYQFVREIPDRKLELSTVMEILTFQSGDEQAAVRNWAWRSARLVGETCAEEALQWLSNRKQEEIEANNSCDLTIYSHIVRGFLLSTQSNHPPRTLDLCVQLAVKFSTTKDISLLECLESLVEKDVGIPAERMNQLVSVALSLEGSKESDFSSRQMSLLERMAVRLEYPNVETMIQQRLPALLTSEGEPGQWTTTSPSWRILQFVAGELKMIDSYVFDLLRQTISSNPNPEVKLKSFNMLTASMEHLQSIDPAQLQAILLASVKWKPGRSASVLRSSAALCAYAAIHHRKLEIIPSNLNTMADSFVDLVEDEVVNTRLAAIKILQHCLFAGRPTNLDSILTTLMGRLNDVSKDVRQSVMTGLRDVFIHWRRQGSPYVMEKKFTDLVRVLSRDDDLPSKTFADGILQSMLDVNLDQMNISPEKLIEIVQ; translated from the exons ctaaCTTCTCATCAAAAAATCAACAGCCAACAGTTTCAAGACATTGTCATCCTCACAGTTGAGCGTTTTGAGGTTGAACCAGCCGAAGAGGTTCGCCTGACATTGGCCAAAATCATCCACTCTGTCGTAGTGAACCAAAGTAATCAAGCAGTTTACCTTGAAAATTTGGACAAACTGACGCAATCGGTGAAATTGATGGTCAGAGATCGTTATGGGGAGGTTGTCAAAGAAGCCTGTGACATCATCATTTGCTTGTCAGAGAAAAATGATCACTTTAGACTTCAAGCTGATTTCTTTGTTGAACCACTgatgcaaaatttaaaaacacagCCCATGAAAGTACGTGTCATGTGTGTCAGAGCCCTGGAACCCATCATGATCCACTCACCCCTGACGATTCTCAACATTGCACCTGATCTTGAGAAATTCTGGTCAGACAGCAGTCCACCCCTGAAACTGGCTATGGTGCAAACTGTCGGCAAAGTATCACAAGAAGTTGAATCGGATGACCAAAATTTCCACCTGTTGCTGCCTGTCATTCTCCTGGGGAGATGCAACGATTTCATCGAAGTCAGCGAAGAAGCCGAAAATTTCTGGCAGCTGCTCCAAAATCAGCCAG AATTCAGCCGTCAATTTGCCAAATGTTTCAGTAAACTGATTCTCAAGTTACTCCAAGATGCCGAAAATTGGAGCAATGACATGAGGATTCAAACGGCTCAACTCCTTTACCAATTTGTTCGCGAAATACCAGACAGAAAGCTGGAACTTTCCACTGTGATGGAAATATTGACATTCCAGTCGGGTGATGAACAAGCGGCCGTTCGCAATTGG GCATGGAGATCTGCTCGACTTGTTGGCGAAACCTGTGCGGAAGAAGCTCTCCAGTGGCTATCCAAccgaaaacaagaagaaatcgaAGCCAACAACAGTTGCGATTTGACTATTTACAGTCACATTGTCCGCGGATTCCTCCTTTCCACACAATCGAACCATCCACCTCGTACCTTGGACCTGTGCGTCCAATTGGCCGTCAAATTCAGCACCACGAAA GACATTTCATTACTCGAATGCCTCGAGAGTCTGGTCGAGAAAGACGTGGGAATCCCTGCCGAACGGATGAACCAACTCGTGTCCGTCGCCCTGTCGCTGGAAGGATCCAAAGAATCGGATTTCTCTTCAAGACAAATGAGTTTACTGGAGAGAATGGCTGTCCGCCTCGAGTACCCCAATGTGGAAACGATGATCCAGCAACGGTTACCGGCCCTGCTCACTTCTGAAGGTGAGCCAGGCCAGTGGACGACAACATCACCGTCGTGGAGGATTCTCCAATTTGTGGCTGGAGAGTTGAAGATGATTGACAGTTACGTCTTCGACCTACTCCGCCAAACGATCAGCTCCAACCCCAACCCGGAAGTCAAACTCAAATCCTTCAACATGCTGACGGCATCCATGGAACATTTGCAGTCTATCGATCCTGCCCAGCTTCAAGCTATTTTACTGGCCAGTGTCAAGTGGAAACCCGGTCGATCGGCTTCAGTTCTACGTTCTTCAGCCGCACTGTGCGCTTACGCGGCCATCCATCACCGGAAGCTCGAAATAATTCCGTCAAACCTCAATACTATGGCCGATTCTTTTGTGGATTTGGTGGAAGATGAAGTGGTCAATACTCGACTAGCTGCAATCAAGATACTCCAACACTGTTTATTTGCCGGACGTCCAACCAATCTAGATTCTATTCTCACGA CTCTAATGGGTCGATTGAATGACGTGTCTAAAGATGTCCGTCAAAGTGTTATGACTGGGCTGAGAGACGTGTTTATCCATTGGAGACGCCAAGGCTCTCCTTACGTCATGGAGAAAAAGTTTACCGACCTGGTTCGTGTACTTTCGCGTGATGACGATCTACCGTCTAAAACATTCGCCgatg GAATTTTGCAATCGATGCTGGACGTCAATTTGGATCAAATGAACATTTCACCCgagaaattaattgaaattgttcAATAA